A genomic segment from Sphingopyxis sp. DBS4 encodes:
- a CDS encoding Hsp33 family molecular chaperone HslO, producing the protein MSETPETWFDQPLVFTIADRHVRGRLIRLGPVLNTVMAAHSYPPVAEKLLAEALVLTALLGSTLKGEESQLTLQAQTGGGPVELLVCDYKGGELRGYLKFDAERLAEVGADPTLFALFGEGFLAITFDQAAGGERYQGIVPLEGASIGDAAEHYFEQSEQIPSLIRLAARHDAEAGCVAGGLLLQHLPEGEAGRDRLHVRHDHPEWEHARTIAETLKGEELTDPATSLETLAWRLFHEDEVRVEAGRFVSRGCRCSTDYFAGVLSKFPEAERGEMADAAGLVNVDCAFCSRIFPISLDEIAAHGSAA; encoded by the coding sequence GTGAGCGAAACGCCGGAAACCTGGTTCGACCAGCCGTTGGTCTTCACGATCGCCGATCGCCACGTGCGCGGACGGCTGATCCGCCTCGGCCCGGTGCTGAATACGGTGATGGCGGCGCATAGCTATCCGCCCGTCGCCGAAAAACTGCTCGCCGAGGCGCTGGTGCTGACCGCGTTGCTCGGCTCGACGCTGAAGGGCGAGGAGAGCCAGCTCACCCTGCAGGCGCAGACCGGCGGCGGGCCGGTCGAACTGCTCGTCTGCGATTACAAGGGCGGCGAACTGCGCGGCTATCTGAAGTTCGATGCCGAGCGACTGGCCGAGGTGGGGGCCGATCCCACGTTGTTCGCCCTGTTCGGCGAGGGCTTTCTCGCCATCACCTTCGACCAGGCGGCGGGGGGCGAGCGTTATCAGGGCATCGTCCCGCTCGAAGGCGCGTCGATCGGCGACGCGGCCGAACATTATTTCGAGCAGTCGGAACAGATTCCCAGCCTGATCAGGCTCGCCGCGCGCCACGATGCCGAGGCGGGATGCGTCGCGGGCGGCCTGCTGCTCCAGCATCTGCCCGAGGGCGAGGCCGGGCGCGACCGGCTGCACGTGCGCCATGACCATCCCGAATGGGAGCACGCGCGCACGATCGCCGAGACGTTGAAGGGAGAGGAACTGACCGACCCTGCGACCTCGCTCGAGACGCTGGCGTGGCGGCTGTTCCATGAGGACGAGGTGCGGGTCGAAGCCGGGCGCTTCGTCTCGCGCGGCTGCCGCTGCAGCACCGATTATTTCGCCGGCGTGCTGTCGAAATTTCCCGAAGCCGAGCGCGGCGAAATGGCCGACGCGGCAGGGTTGGTCAACGTCGACTGCGCCTTCTGCTCGCGTATCTTCCCCATCTCGCTTGACGAGATCGCCGCGCATGGCTCGGCGGCCTAG
- a CDS encoding LysE family translocator translates to MEQTALAALSAFAVVTSITPGPNNMMLMASGANFGLRRTIPHALGVGIGFTLMIVLVGVGLMELFDLFPALNTALKLVSVVYMLWLAWKIAHAAAPSDGENPGGRPMSFFQAVLFQWVNPKAWSMALTAIALYAPDRNLAAVLLVALVFGIINLPSTSLWAVMGVSLRGWLSSPGRLRAFNWTMAALLVGSLALLL, encoded by the coding sequence ATGGAACAAACCGCCCTCGCCGCGCTCTCCGCCTTTGCCGTCGTCACCTCGATCACGCCGGGGCCGAACAATATGATGCTGATGGCGTCGGGTGCCAATTTCGGCCTCCGCCGCACCATCCCGCACGCACTTGGCGTCGGGATCGGCTTCACCCTGATGATCGTCCTCGTCGGCGTCGGACTGATGGAATTGTTCGACCTGTTTCCGGCTCTCAACACCGCGCTCAAACTGGTCAGCGTCGTCTATATGCTCTGGCTCGCGTGGAAGATCGCGCATGCCGCCGCGCCGAGCGATGGCGAGAATCCGGGCGGCAGGCCGATGAGCTTTTTCCAGGCGGTGCTGTTCCAGTGGGTCAACCCGAAGGCCTGGTCGATGGCGCTGACCGCGATCGCGCTTTATGCCCCCGACCGCAACCTCGCCGCGGTGCTGCTCGTCGCGCTCGTCTTTGGAATCATCAACCTTCCCTCGACCAGCCTGTGGGCGGTGATGGGCGTGTCGCTGCGCGGCTGGCTGTCGAGTCCGGGGCGGCTGCGCGCCTTCAACTGGACGATGGCGGCGCTGCTGGTGGGGTCGCTCGCGCTCCTTCTCTGA
- a CDS encoding type II toxin-antitoxin system VapC family toxin, with translation MSGFTFDSNILIDVLRGFPQPRSEIERALQRGRLWVSRMVWIDVMSKGQGEGLRRAQILLSGFGIDEVDEEIAGRAAALRRDRPGLKSPDAIILATAQSRGRVLVTRNTKDFPASMPGIRVPYTL, from the coding sequence GTGAGCGGTTTCACCTTCGACAGCAATATATTGATCGATGTGCTGCGCGGCTTTCCCCAACCGCGCAGCGAAATCGAGCGCGCCCTTCAGCGCGGACGCCTGTGGGTCAGCCGAATGGTATGGATCGATGTCATGTCCAAGGGCCAAGGGGAGGGGCTGCGCCGCGCCCAGATATTGCTGTCCGGTTTTGGCATCGATGAAGTCGATGAGGAAATTGCCGGGCGTGCGGCGGCCTTGCGCCGCGACCGGCCCGGACTGAAATCGCCCGACGCCATCATCCTTGCCACCGCCCAGTCGCGCGGGCGCGTGCTCGTTACCCGAAATACAAAGGATTTCCCGGCGTCGATGCCGGGCATCCGTGTCCCCTATACGCTCTAG
- a CDS encoding LLM class flavin-dependent oxidoreductase has protein sequence MVKLSFLDLAPVTDTGTISQSLANAADLARHAEALGYERYWVAEHHGMAGIASAATSVVLAHIGQATSTIRIGAGGIMLPNHAPMVIAEQFGTLEALFPGRVDLGLGRAPGSDGVVARALRRNLASDERQFPQDVVELQAFLAGDDRLGIRAVPGEGAKVPLWILGSSLFGAQLAAMLGLPYAFASHFAPDALDEALDIYRRQFKPSEQLSEPYAAAAFNVFAADTREEAELLASSQQQAFVALRTGNPGKMKPPLAGYKNSLPPNARAILDHVLQCSVVGTVEDVAAGLKAFQARTGADEIIIASSMYDHDARKRSVALAMEAAKGL, from the coding sequence ATGGTGAAACTCTCCTTCCTCGACCTCGCCCCCGTGACCGACACGGGCACGATCTCGCAATCGCTCGCCAACGCCGCCGATCTCGCGCGCCATGCCGAGGCATTGGGCTACGAACGCTATTGGGTCGCCGAGCATCATGGCATGGCCGGGATCGCGAGTGCCGCGACCTCGGTCGTGCTCGCGCATATCGGGCAGGCGACCTCCACCATACGCATCGGCGCGGGCGGGATCATGCTGCCGAACCATGCCCCGATGGTGATCGCCGAGCAGTTCGGGACGCTCGAAGCCTTGTTCCCCGGCCGCGTCGACCTCGGTCTCGGCCGTGCGCCTGGCTCGGACGGTGTTGTCGCGCGGGCGCTGCGCCGCAACCTCGCGAGCGACGAGCGGCAGTTCCCGCAGGACGTGGTCGAACTGCAGGCCTTTCTGGCGGGCGACGATCGTCTCGGCATCCGCGCGGTGCCGGGCGAGGGGGCGAAGGTGCCGCTCTGGATTTTGGGGTCGAGCCTGTTCGGCGCGCAACTCGCGGCGATGCTGGGGCTCCCCTATGCCTTCGCCAGCCATTTCGCGCCCGACGCGCTCGACGAAGCGCTCGACATCTACCGCCGCCAGTTCAAACCATCGGAGCAGCTTTCGGAGCCTTACGCCGCCGCGGCGTTCAACGTCTTCGCTGCCGATACGCGCGAGGAGGCCGAACTGCTCGCCTCGTCGCAGCAGCAGGCGTTCGTCGCGCTGCGTACCGGCAATCCGGGCAAGATGAAGCCGCCGCTTGCGGGCTATAAGAACAGCCTGCCGCCCAATGCGCGCGCGATCCTCGACCATGTGCTGCAATGCTCGGTGGTCGGCACCGTCGAGGACGTCGCTGCCGGGCTCAAGGCGTTTCAGGCGCGCACCGGCGCCGACGAGATCATCATCGCCTCGTCGATGTACGACCATGATGCGCGCAAACGCTCGGTCGCGCTCGCGATGGAGGCGGCGAAGGGGCTCTAA
- the glmS gene encoding glutamine--fructose-6-phosphate transaminase (isomerizing), with product MCGIIGIIGKTQVADRLVDGLRRMEYRGYDSAGVCTVDGDRLIRRRAEGKLNNLVKELAGNPAPGTVGIAHTRWATHGAPTTSNAHPHATGEIALVHNGIIENFKPLREALQARGRRFESETDTEVVAHLVSEQVEAGQSPEDAVKAVLPQLRGAFALAIAFRQHPGLLIGARLGSPLVVGYGEGETYLGSDALALAPLTQKIAYLEEGDWVVITRDGAQIFDSENNPVERDVTTSGVTAAAVEKGNYRHFMQKEIFEQPTVVAQTLSSYIRPLEQTVALPQMDFDLSKIERITIVACGTSFYAGMVAKYWFETFARVPVDIDVASEFRYRDPVLQPGGLALFISQSGETADTLAALRHCKANGQTIAVVVNVPTSSMAREADLLLPTHAGPEIGVASTKAFTCQLAVLAALAAHLALKKGKLSEAEEREIVRHLIEAPAALNAALAHDEEIAKMAHLVAPARDVLYLGRGPDYPLALEGALKLKEISYIHAEGYASGEMKHGPIALIDEAVPVIVLAPSGPLFEKTVSNMQEVMARGGKIVLISDAEGLAEAGEGCMATIEMPKVHPLIAPLVYAVPVQLLAYHVAVAKGTDVDQPRNLAKSVTVE from the coding sequence ATGTGCGGAATCATCGGAATTATCGGCAAGACCCAGGTCGCGGATCGCCTCGTCGACGGGCTGCGGCGCATGGAATATCGCGGCTATGACTCGGCGGGCGTCTGCACGGTCGACGGCGACCGGCTCATCCGCCGCCGCGCCGAGGGGAAGCTGAATAATCTCGTCAAGGAACTCGCGGGCAATCCCGCGCCCGGCACCGTCGGCATCGCGCACACGCGCTGGGCGACGCACGGCGCGCCGACGACGAGCAACGCGCATCCGCACGCGACCGGCGAAATCGCGCTCGTCCACAACGGCATCATCGAGAATTTCAAGCCGCTACGCGAAGCGCTGCAGGCGCGCGGCCGCCGCTTCGAGAGCGAGACCGATACCGAGGTTGTCGCGCACCTCGTCTCCGAACAGGTCGAGGCGGGTCAGTCGCCCGAGGATGCGGTCAAGGCGGTGCTGCCGCAGCTTCGCGGCGCCTTCGCGCTCGCGATTGCGTTCCGCCAGCATCCCGGCCTGCTGATCGGCGCACGGCTCGGCTCGCCGCTTGTCGTGGGCTATGGCGAGGGCGAGACTTATCTTGGCTCCGACGCGCTTGCACTCGCGCCGCTCACGCAGAAGATCGCCTATCTGGAGGAGGGCGACTGGGTCGTCATCACCCGCGATGGCGCGCAGATTTTCGATAGTGAAAATAATCCCGTAGAGCGTGACGTTACGACGTCGGGCGTCACCGCCGCGGCGGTCGAGAAGGGCAATTACCGCCACTTCATGCAGAAGGAGATTTTCGAGCAGCCGACGGTGGTCGCGCAGACGCTCTCCTCCTACATCCGCCCGCTCGAACAGACGGTGGCGCTGCCGCAGATGGACTTCGACCTGTCGAAGATCGAACGCATCACCATCGTCGCGTGCGGCACCAGCTTCTACGCCGGGATGGTCGCCAAATATTGGTTCGAGACCTTCGCGCGCGTCCCGGTCGACATCGATGTCGCGTCGGAATTCCGCTATCGCGACCCGGTGCTCCAGCCGGGCGGGCTCGCGCTTTTCATCTCGCAGTCGGGCGAGACTGCCGACACGCTCGCGGCGCTGCGCCATTGCAAGGCGAACGGGCAGACAATCGCGGTCGTCGTCAACGTACCGACCAGCAGCATGGCGCGCGAGGCCGACCTGTTGCTCCCGACCCATGCCGGGCCGGAGATCGGCGTCGCCTCGACCAAGGCCTTCACTTGCCAGCTCGCGGTGCTCGCGGCGCTCGCCGCACACCTCGCGCTCAAGAAGGGCAAGCTCAGCGAGGCCGAAGAGCGCGAAATCGTCCGCCACCTGATCGAGGCGCCCGCCGCGCTGAACGCCGCGCTTGCGCACGACGAGGAGATTGCGAAGATGGCGCACCTCGTCGCTCCGGCGCGCGACGTGCTCTATCTGGGGCGCGGCCCCGACTATCCGCTCGCGCTCGAGGGTGCGCTGAAGCTCAAGGAAATCAGCTATATCCACGCCGAAGGCTATGCCTCGGGCGAAATGAAGCATGGACCGATCGCGTTGATCGACGAGGCGGTGCCGGTGATCGTCCTCGCGCCGAGCGGCCCGCTGTTCGAAAAGACCGTCAGCAACATGCAGGAGGTGATGGCGCGCGGCGGCAAGATCGTGCTGATCAGCGACGCCGAGGGTCTCGCCGAAGCCGGCGAGGGCTGCATGGCGACGATCGAGATGCCGAAGGTCCACCCGCTGATCGCCCCGCTCGTCTATGCGGTGCCGGTGCAGTTGCTCGCCTATCATGTCGCGGTTGCGAAGGGCACCGACGTCGACCAGCCGCGCAATCTCGCGAAATCGGTGACGGTGGAGTGA
- a CDS encoding ribbon-helix-helix domain-containing protein: MTRILADLPDEDIKWLDQLAAEQGKSRASILREAVASYRAEAPNDWLEVGFGAWKDRTDIGDAVEWQRRERASWTRPWDSDYEEVRAEFPDLFDEQDDREHEIHKAWAAEHGIELGQAYPELAVARETSGKASANPKKKKAGK, encoded by the coding sequence ATGACTCGCATTCTCGCCGACCTTCCCGATGAGGACATCAAGTGGCTCGACCAGCTCGCCGCCGAGCAGGGCAAGTCGCGCGCGTCGATCCTGCGCGAGGCGGTGGCATCCTATCGTGCGGAAGCGCCCAATGACTGGCTGGAGGTCGGGTTCGGGGCGTGGAAGGATCGCACCGATATCGGCGATGCGGTCGAATGGCAGCGGCGCGAACGCGCTTCCTGGACGCGGCCCTGGGACTCCGATTATGAGGAGGTTCGCGCCGAATTTCCCGACCTGTTCGACGAACAGGACGACCGCGAGCATGAAATCCATAAAGCCTGGGCGGCCGAGCATGGGATTGAATTGGGCCAAGCCTATCCCGAACTTGCCGTAGCGAGGGAGACGTCCGGCAAGGCCAGTGCGAACCCGAAGAAGAAAAAAGCGGGCAAGTGA
- the argF gene encoding ornithine carbamoyltransferase has protein sequence MMPNFLNLSDAGGDAVAAMLADAIDRKAARAGWPKARPDADKPLADHVLAMVFEKNSTRTRCSFDLAIRQLGGVPMILDAGTSQLGRGETIADTARVLSRYADAIMIRTDHHDKIEELAAYADVPVINGLTDLSHPCQIVADLLTIVESGKALPGLELAWLGDGNNVLASLIEAAGLFGFNVRAGVPQGYEPDAGFVETARARGARIDIVRDAREAVAGADLVVTDTWVSMGQDHAHNKLAAMAPYQVDERLMGAAKSDALFLHCLPAHRGEEVVDAVIDGQQSRVWDEAENRVHAQKSVLLWALGRL, from the coding sequence TTGATGCCCAATTTCCTGAACCTGTCCGACGCGGGCGGAGACGCCGTCGCGGCGATGCTCGCCGATGCGATCGATCGCAAGGCGGCGCGGGCGGGCTGGCCGAAGGCACGGCCCGACGCCGACAAGCCGCTCGCCGACCATGTGCTGGCGATGGTGTTCGAGAAGAATTCGACGCGCACGCGATGTTCGTTCGATCTCGCGATCCGTCAACTCGGCGGCGTGCCGATGATCCTCGACGCCGGGACAAGCCAACTCGGCCGCGGCGAGACGATCGCTGATACCGCGCGCGTGCTGTCGCGCTATGCTGATGCGATCATGATCCGCACCGATCATCATGACAAGATCGAGGAACTGGCCGCATATGCCGATGTTCCGGTGATCAACGGGCTGACCGACCTGTCGCATCCGTGCCAGATCGTCGCCGACCTGCTGACGATCGTCGAGAGCGGCAAGGCGCTTCCGGGGCTGGAGCTTGCATGGCTCGGCGACGGCAACAATGTCCTCGCCTCGCTGATCGAGGCGGCGGGGCTGTTCGGCTTCAACGTCCGCGCCGGGGTGCCGCAGGGTTATGAACCCGACGCGGGCTTCGTCGAGACGGCGCGGGCGCGTGGCGCGCGCATCGACATCGTCCGTGACGCGCGCGAGGCGGTCGCCGGCGCCGACCTTGTCGTCACCGACACCTGGGTGTCGATGGGGCAGGACCATGCCCATAACAAACTCGCGGCGATGGCGCCCTATCAGGTCGACGAGCGGCTGATGGGCGCGGCGAAGAGCGACGCGCTCTTTCTTCACTGTTTGCCCGCGCATCGCGGCGAGGAAGTCGTCGACGCGGTGATCGACGGCCAGCAGTCGCGCGTCTGGGACGAGGCCGAGAACCGCGTTCATGCGCAGAAGTCGGTCCTGCTGTGGGCGCTCGGCAGATTGTGA
- a CDS encoding aspartate aminotransferase family protein, with product MSITPLMPVYPRCAVRPVRGEGAYLIGERGERYLDFASGIAVNLLGHGHPHLTKAIQDQAATLIHVSNLYGSPQGEAFAQRLVDNTFADTVFFTNSGAEAVECAIKTARAYHSSAGNAHKHTLITFNNAFHGRTLGTISATNQEKLRKGFDPLLPGFAYAPFDDLNAALDLVDDSTAGFLVEPVQGEGGIRPASQPFLQGLRDICNERDLMLIFDEVQCGVARTGSLYAYEQYGLAPDILASAKGIGGGFPMGACLATEKAARGMTIGTHGSTYGGNPLAMAAGQAVFDVILEDGFLDQVKTTGERLRGALEQLIPNHDNLFESVRGMGLMLGVKMKSDSRAFVAHLRDNHGLLTVAAGDNVIRILPPLNIEQGHIDECIEKLSAGAASYTPPEA from the coding sequence ATGTCGATCACGCCGCTGATGCCCGTTTACCCCCGGTGCGCCGTGCGTCCGGTGCGAGGCGAGGGGGCCTATCTGATCGGCGAGCGCGGCGAGCGCTATCTCGACTTCGCGAGCGGCATTGCGGTCAATCTGCTCGGCCACGGCCACCCGCACCTGACCAAGGCGATTCAGGACCAGGCCGCGACGCTGATCCATGTGTCGAACCTCTATGGCAGCCCGCAGGGCGAGGCTTTTGCCCAGCGGCTCGTCGACAACACGTTCGCCGACACGGTGTTCTTCACCAACTCGGGCGCCGAAGCGGTCGAATGCGCGATCAAGACTGCGCGTGCCTATCATTCGAGCGCGGGCAATGCGCACAAGCATACGCTCATCACTTTCAACAACGCCTTCCACGGCCGCACCCTCGGCACCATCTCGGCGACCAATCAGGAAAAGCTGCGCAAGGGCTTCGATCCGCTGCTGCCCGGCTTCGCCTATGCGCCCTTTGACGATCTCAATGCGGCGCTCGATCTCGTCGACGACAGCACCGCGGGCTTCCTTGTCGAGCCGGTGCAGGGCGAGGGCGGCATCCGCCCCGCGTCGCAGCCGTTCCTGCAGGGGCTGCGCGACATCTGCAACGAGCGCGACCTAATGCTGATCTTTGACGAGGTCCAGTGCGGCGTAGCGCGCACCGGCTCGCTCTACGCCTATGAGCAATACGGCCTTGCCCCCGACATCCTCGCGAGCGCGAAGGGCATCGGCGGCGGCTTCCCGATGGGCGCCTGCCTCGCTACCGAAAAGGCGGCGCGCGGCATGACCATCGGCACCCATGGTTCGACTTATGGCGGCAATCCGCTCGCGATGGCGGCGGGGCAGGCGGTGTTCGACGTGATCCTCGAGGACGGCTTTCTCGATCAGGTCAAGACGACCGGCGAACGGCTGCGCGGCGCGCTCGAACAGCTTATTCCGAACCACGACAATCTCTTCGAGAGCGTGCGCGGCATGGGCCTGATGCTCGGCGTCAAGATGAAGTCCGACAGCCGCGCTTTCGTCGCACATCTGCGCGACAATCACGGGCTGCTGACGGTGGCGGCGGGCGACAATGTCATCCGCATTCTGCCGCCGCTCAACATCGAGCAGGGCCATATCGACGAGTGCATCGAGAAATTGTCGGCGGGGGCGGCGAGCTATACGCCGCCGGAAGCTTGA
- a CDS encoding HAD family phosphatase, with protein MTPAAIIFDFDGVIADSEVRANRTLAESLTAIGLPTTYEECLRDYCGHNWQETERRIVARFGRPLPADFREQHRARAQIRFAEGFAPVPGAPAFLDTLGDRPRAIASSSSPAYIAASLDRFGLAHHFGRHVYSADGWERGKPHPDIYLAAAKGLGLDPAACLAIEDSPIGARAALAAGMTVIGFCGAGHILDRVAHGAKLREVGVHQVAHSYDEVLLHR; from the coding sequence ATGACCCCCGCTGCCATCATCTTCGACTTCGACGGTGTCATCGCCGACAGCGAGGTGCGCGCGAACCGGACGCTCGCCGAAAGCCTGACCGCGATCGGGCTGCCCACGACCTATGAGGAGTGCCTGCGCGACTATTGCGGGCACAATTGGCAGGAGACCGAGCGGCGCATCGTCGCCCGCTTCGGGCGCCCGTTGCCCGCCGATTTTCGCGAACAGCATCGCGCGCGGGCGCAAATCCGGTTCGCGGAGGGGTTTGCGCCGGTCCCCGGCGCACCGGCATTTCTCGATACGCTCGGCGACCGGCCGCGCGCGATCGCGTCGTCGAGCAGCCCCGCCTATATCGCGGCGTCGCTCGATCGCTTCGGGCTCGCGCATCATTTCGGGCGGCATGTCTACAGCGCCGACGGCTGGGAGCGCGGCAAACCGCACCCCGACATCTACCTCGCTGCGGCGAAGGGGCTCGGCCTCGACCCCGCGGCCTGCCTCGCGATCGAGGATTCGCCGATCGGCGCCCGCGCGGCGCTCGCGGCGGGGATGACGGTGATCGGTTTCTGCGGCGCGGGCCATATCCTCGACCGCGTGGCGCACGGCGCGAAGCTCCGCGAAGTCGGCGTGCATCAGGTTGCGCACAGCTACGATGAGGTTCTGCTCCATCGTTGA
- a CDS encoding dienelactone hydrolase family protein — protein MCDDITEADLDRAGIPVRRRDFGALVGAGAIASILPAAACAAGPVKGRDVEIKTADGTVDAYFVAPAEGKHPGVLIWPDIRGLRPAFRQMAERLAGEGYAVLCVNPFYRWAKAPVVHAGHDFDDPGVRETLFGYLKQLNRTLVQTDARAHLAFLDAQAEVDTAKGLGTAGYCMGGPMVIYTAALSPARVKAAASFHGAAVGTDKPDSPHLLIPETQAGFLFAIADNDDQKDPEEKNRLKTVLDPRPEWHEVEVYKGAMHGWCPPDGRAYDEAAAEKAWGRMLELFKASL, from the coding sequence ATGTGCGACGACATCACCGAAGCCGATCTGGACCGCGCCGGCATCCCCGTCCGCCGCCGCGATTTCGGGGCGCTGGTCGGCGCGGGCGCGATCGCCTCGATCCTGCCCGCCGCGGCCTGCGCCGCCGGGCCGGTCAAGGGCCGTGATGTGGAGATCAAGACCGCCGACGGCACCGTCGATGCGTATTTCGTCGCGCCGGCCGAGGGCAAGCATCCCGGCGTGCTGATCTGGCCCGACATTCGGGGCCTGCGCCCTGCCTTTCGCCAGATGGCCGAGCGGCTGGCGGGCGAGGGCTATGCGGTGCTGTGCGTGAACCCCTTCTATCGCTGGGCCAAGGCACCGGTCGTCCACGCCGGGCATGATTTCGACGATCCGGGCGTGCGCGAGACGCTGTTCGGCTACCTCAAGCAATTGAACCGCACGCTCGTGCAGACCGACGCCAGAGCGCATCTCGCCTTCCTCGACGCGCAGGCCGAGGTCGATACCGCGAAAGGGCTTGGCACCGCGGGCTATTGCATGGGCGGGCCGATGGTCATCTATACCGCGGCGCTCAGTCCGGCGCGGGTCAAGGCCGCGGCGAGTTTTCACGGCGCGGCGGTCGGCACCGACAAGCCCGACAGCCCGCATCTGCTGATCCCGGAAACGCAGGCGGGTTTCCTCTTCGCCATCGCCGACAATGACGATCAGAAGGACCCGGAAGAAAAGAACCGGCTCAAGACCGTGCTCGACCCGCGCCCGGAATGGCACGAGGTCGAGGTCTACAAGGGCGCGATGCACGGCTGGTGCCCGCCCGACGGCCGCGCCTATGACGAGGCGGCGGCGGAGAAAGCGTGGGGACGGATGCTCGAACTGTTCAAGGCGAGCCTCTGA
- a CDS encoding Lrp/AsnC family transcriptional regulator, giving the protein MSKIDAISRNILQELSRDGRISNIELADRVGLSPSACLRRVQELERSGVIKGYRAVIDPAKRGLTFLAYVTVGLSSHTKKSQAGFEAAMAEAPEVRECHNITGTIEYLLRVETADLAAYKHFHTEVLGVLPQVHSITTYVLMDSPKDERA; this is encoded by the coding sequence ATGAGCAAAATTGACGCGATAAGCCGCAATATATTGCAGGAATTGTCGCGCGACGGGCGAATCTCGAACATCGAGCTGGCCGATCGCGTCGGCCTGTCGCCCTCGGCCTGTTTGCGCCGGGTGCAGGAGCTCGAACGCAGCGGAGTGATCAAGGGTTATCGCGCGGTGATCGACCCCGCGAAGCGTGGCCTGACCTTCCTTGCCTATGTGACCGTGGGCCTGTCGTCGCACACCAAGAAATCGCAAGCGGGTTTCGAGGCCGCGATGGCCGAGGCGCCCGAGGTGCGCGAATGCCACAACATCACCGGGACGATCGAATATCTTCTCCGCGTCGAGACGGCCGATCTGGCGGCCTACAAGCATTTCCATACCGAGGTGCTCGGCGTGCTGCCGCAGGTGCATTCGATCACCACCTATGTGCTAATGGATTCGCCGAAGGACGAGCGGGCCTGA
- a CDS encoding aldo/keto reductase — translation MQSRRLGKSAIHVSDICMGTMTFGSQTDEAEAHRILDRCFDEGIDFYDTAEGYPVPPDTKWVGRTEEIVGRWLKTKKRDAIILATKVSGPSHLWFKSPCRGGMTALDRHNIRSAIEGSLARLQTDYVDLYQTHWPDPDAPYDEMMDALDELVREGKVRVLGCSNETSWGLMKSLAASERLGAARYHTIQNNFSLNNRRFEDELAQACRQEGVSLIPYSPLAGGVLSGKYQGGARPEGARFSRYLAMEGRQAAMGQRFVNERSLAATERYLTIAKEAGLHPVTMATAWSKQHDFVASTIVGVSAYDQVEPILAAKELVLSDDLMKALHRVGKDILYPMG, via the coding sequence ATGCAAAGCCGCCGCCTCGGAAAAAGCGCCATCCACGTCTCCGACATCTGCATGGGGACGATGACGTTCGGCAGCCAGACCGACGAGGCGGAAGCGCATCGGATCCTCGACCGCTGTTTCGACGAGGGGATCGATTTCTATGATACTGCCGAAGGCTATCCGGTGCCGCCCGACACCAAATGGGTCGGCCGCACCGAGGAGATCGTCGGGCGCTGGCTGAAGACCAAGAAGCGCGACGCGATCATCCTCGCGACCAAGGTTTCGGGGCCGAGCCATCTCTGGTTCAAATCGCCGTGTCGCGGCGGGATGACGGCGCTCGACCGCCACAACATTCGCAGCGCGATCGAGGGCAGTCTGGCACGGCTGCAAACCGACTATGTCGACCTTTATCAGACGCACTGGCCCGACCCCGACGCGCCCTATGACGAGATGATGGACGCGCTCGACGAACTGGTCCGCGAGGGCAAGGTCCGCGTCCTCGGCTGCTCGAACGAGACGAGCTGGGGGCTGATGAAATCGCTCGCCGCGTCGGAGCGGCTGGGCGCCGCCCGCTATCATACGATCCAGAATAATTTCAGCCTCAACAACCGCCGCTTCGAGGATGAACTGGCGCAGGCCTGCCGGCAGGAGGGCGTCAGCCTGATCCCCTATTCGCCGCTCGCCGGTGGGGTATTGTCGGGCAAATATCAGGGCGGTGCCCGGCCCGAAGGCGCGCGCTTCTCGCGCTACCTGGCGATGGAGGGCCGGCAGGCCGCGATGGGGCAGCGCTTCGTCAATGAACGCAGCCTCGCCGCGACGGAACGCTATCTGACAATCGCCAAAGAAGCGGGATTGCACCCGGTGACGATGGCGACCGCCTGGTCGAAGCAGCATGATTTCGTCGCCTCGACGATCGTCGGCGTCAGCGCTTATGATCAGGTCGAACCGATCCTTGCGGCGAAGGAGCTGGTGCTGAGCGACGATCTGATGAAGGCGCTGCACAGGGTCGGCAAGGACATCCTCTACCCGATGGGGTGA